A single window of Psychromonas ingrahamii 37 DNA harbors:
- the phnF gene encoding phosphonate metabolism transcriptional regulator PhnF, which produces MINRYSPEKIYRQIANAIEADIQDAFEPGDLYPSEKILTDRFAVNRHTVRRAVEELVKQGVLEKRHGLGTFIAEKRLAYSVKGDQRFTESVQVHDLQVESLLVDKKIIAARGGIAEKLQLKNGAEVFQIDTLRKIEGKEAALISHFLPKDICPTAFAKYESGSLGEFLKAECGIQTKRVSSLVSATRSNEQDSFRLGMSSNRPILKVKTINEDTQTGKRVEYSITRFRSDMIQLEILMNA; this is translated from the coding sequence ATGATTAATAGATACAGCCCAGAAAAAATTTACAGGCAAATTGCCAATGCGATTGAGGCGGATATTCAAGATGCTTTTGAGCCCGGTGACTTATATCCATCGGAGAAAATTCTGACGGATAGGTTTGCGGTCAATCGTCATACGGTTCGTCGAGCAGTAGAAGAATTAGTCAAACAAGGTGTCTTGGAAAAACGTCATGGACTCGGGACTTTTATCGCTGAAAAAAGGTTGGCATATAGCGTTAAAGGCGATCAGCGTTTTACAGAATCTGTACAGGTTCATGACTTGCAGGTTGAAAGTCTTCTTGTCGATAAAAAGATTATTGCTGCTCGTGGTGGTATTGCAGAAAAATTGCAATTAAAGAACGGCGCAGAAGTCTTTCAAATTGACACACTGAGAAAAATTGAAGGTAAAGAAGCGGCATTAATTAGTCACTTTTTACCAAAAGATATTTGCCCGACGGCATTCGCTAAATATGAATCTGGTTCACTAGGAGAATTTTTAAAAGCAGAGTGTGGCATTCAAACAAAAAGAGTGTCGAGCTTAGTCTCTGCCACGAGATCAAACGAACAAGACAGTTTCAGACTGGGTATGTCAAGTAACCGACCTATCTTGAAAGTGAAAACAATTAATGAAGATACACAAACTGGCAAAAGAGTTGAATACTCGATCACCCGGTTTAGGTCCGACATGATTCAACTTGAAATTTTAATGAACGCTTAA
- a CDS encoding glutathione S-transferase family protein produces the protein MITLYSFPFSLPCYRTRLAASLLGHPAEIIKIDITKGEQKQADFLRINPLGLIPALVDNELNITVSDSVAILRYLAKTCEDKKWLGADLEQQSQVDILLSLTSNELKDSVEKARLINAFKLLPESEFPICEQLASKILPIINEKLAGKDWLTGNTPTIADIAVYSTLIYCDEALLTLTPYENILAWIPRFERLTGYLKPVKL, from the coding sequence ATGATCACACTTTACAGCTTTCCTTTTTCACTACCTTGTTACCGAACTCGCCTGGCTGCCTCCCTGCTCGGGCATCCAGCCGAAATTATTAAAATTGACATCACCAAAGGTGAGCAGAAACAGGCTGACTTTTTACGCATCAACCCGCTAGGCCTTATTCCTGCCTTAGTTGATAACGAGTTGAATATAACAGTAAGCGATTCAGTTGCAATTTTGCGCTATCTGGCCAAAACCTGCGAAGATAAAAAATGGTTGGGGGCTGATTTGGAACAACAAAGCCAAGTTGATATTCTGCTTAGTCTAACCAGTAATGAGCTTAAGGATTCAGTAGAAAAAGCCCGCTTGATTAACGCCTTTAAATTATTGCCAGAATCGGAATTTCCCATTTGTGAGCAACTTGCGTCAAAAATCCTGCCTATCATAAATGAAAAACTCGCAGGTAAAGATTGGTTAACCGGTAATACCCCTACTATTGCCGACATTGCCGTTTACTCGACTCTAATTTACTGCGATGAAGCACTGCTTACCTTAACTCCATATGAGAATATTCTCGCTTGGATACCTCGCTTTGAAAGATTAACGGGTTACCTTAAACCGGTGAAATTGTGA
- a CDS encoding EamA family transporter, whose amino-acid sequence MRFHFFAILAFVVWGLTPVFFHYFPANNMAELWAYRIIWSFTLVVLWLKFTGVKVDLKKLWNDKRSFLAISISGVIMNISWYGFVYALSNNYVLDASMAYFIAPILTAGFSWFLFKEKTDNIQRLSLLLMCGALIYLAISQGVAPSLSLVIAVSFAAYMALKKLSKFSNNENLYIENLIQLPAALITVVVIASSHNPSQPDPAYYVLLGAVFLQIIPVFLLSAAISNVNLQKIVVYQYVEPTLHFLLAVFVYHEGLDKPLFNTLIIVWIAIAMWLGNEKKKSSKTNIQHDPNLTDN is encoded by the coding sequence ATGAGATTTCATTTTTTTGCCATTCTCGCTTTTGTGGTCTGGGGACTCACCCCGGTATTTTTTCATTATTTCCCAGCGAATAACATGGCTGAGTTATGGGCGTACCGAATTATCTGGTCATTTACCCTGGTGGTACTTTGGTTAAAATTTACCGGCGTAAAGGTTGATCTAAAAAAACTTTGGAATGATAAGCGTTCATTTTTAGCCATCTCGATATCCGGGGTGATAATGAATATATCCTGGTATGGTTTTGTCTATGCGCTTTCAAATAACTATGTGCTGGATGCAAGCATGGCCTATTTTATTGCGCCAATACTAACTGCTGGATTCTCATGGTTTTTATTTAAAGAGAAGACCGATAATATCCAGAGGTTATCGCTTTTATTAATGTGTGGCGCGCTTATCTACCTTGCTATCAGCCAGGGTGTTGCACCCAGTCTTTCTCTTGTTATTGCTGTTTCGTTTGCTGCCTATATGGCACTGAAAAAGCTGTCTAAGTTTAGTAATAATGAAAATTTATATATTGAAAACTTAATTCAGCTTCCTGCTGCTTTGATAACAGTTGTCGTTATTGCGTCAAGCCATAATCCATCCCAACCAGACCCCGCTTATTATGTTCTTCTTGGGGCGGTTTTCCTGCAAATTATCCCTGTTTTTCTGCTCTCTGCTGCCATTAGCAATGTAAATCTGCAAAAGATTGTTGTTTATCAGTATGTCGAACCCACTCTGCATTTTTTACTTGCGGTCTTTGTCTACCATGAAGGCCTGGATAAGCCATTATTCAACACGCTGATTATTGTATGGATAGCCATTGCCATGTGGCTTGGTAATGAAAAAAAGAAATCTTCAAAAACCAATATTCAACATGATCCTAATTTAACTGATAATTAA
- a CDS encoding TetR family transcriptional regulator: MSKKKQQLIDIALNLFMSEGFHATGIDRIVEVSGISKTTMYRHFESKEVLIRDALLVFSQRQQAAWEFDEPHLLSAEQLMLARFDELEALVQSKHFCGCVFLNASAEYPDEESLIHQVAIAYKAASLAETKRRLASIEDSDNNLALTIELIYEGVVARLLVQQDLGLIQTAKKVVTAVLKSKP; encoded by the coding sequence GTGTCAAAAAAGAAACAGCAACTAATTGATATTGCACTTAATTTATTTATGAGTGAGGGGTTTCATGCGACCGGCATAGACCGCATCGTAGAGGTTTCCGGCATTTCTAAAACCACTATGTATCGTCACTTTGAATCAAAAGAGGTGTTAATCAGAGATGCACTACTTGTCTTTAGTCAGCGCCAGCAGGCCGCTTGGGAGTTCGATGAGCCTCATCTATTGTCCGCAGAACAACTGATGCTTGCGCGTTTCGATGAGTTAGAGGCTTTGGTGCAGAGTAAGCATTTCTGTGGTTGTGTGTTTCTCAACGCAAGCGCAGAGTACCCCGATGAAGAGAGCCTTATTCACCAGGTAGCTATCGCCTACAAAGCAGCATCCCTCGCAGAAACCAAGCGACGCTTAGCCTCTATAGAAGATAGTGATAACAACCTCGCATTGACTATCGAATTAATTTACGAGGGAGTTGTCGCCCGATTGCTGGTTCAGCAGGATTTAGGCTTGATTCAAACAGCTAAAAAAGTGGTGACTGCGGTGCTTAAATCAAAACCATAA